One Dehalococcoidia bacterium DNA segment encodes these proteins:
- a CDS encoding DUF3352 domain-containing protein — protein sequence MEMFAFDNAVKGKLSMRHHAMEPRQRDGKGLCGMSWQVLSLLVVVSLVLGLLGLARPAGATALAADQGEQTAKLLPADIDYYLTVDLDPSEGQLAKFRSFLNNWWQNPDVQTEWDKLLKQAQDESGIDIEQDVFPWLGPELAMGMSLPVPAREEQTDAEMVFLIGTMDKDASDAFFFDKLASALEDEEFPTHPSGDYKGIDVVYTPEEETYWAFPEEYIVFSNNQSFLEESLDLMITPNTDASLGGSPDFRKAQASLPDRAGMLYYNYAHLWEQSLSQIPAEDNFMFEAFGNSIPSCIAASLQFASNGMVTTAYYPLSKGMTPPIAENDLLRSARIVPSDAWLFLSGQNVNASWYGAEDSLAKYLKGVTANIDDESDFPEGMTKDDIASPDALSRWVEKKVGLNINRDIFGWMTGEYSLALLPLSFDEYGSTFPDLLLLFEVENPAEVNNHLTAIIDAINKIIEESTSEDETPDRLRTSATSIGGVEATRITNNAMKTDDGSPGWLFLDIDNTHYLVIGTTTGALEAAVAASEQEILSLDEAEEYRGVMALLLDTKTSLAYSNLSQIFNAIVSQASSEYMSRQDREDFERFVRYLPLQCAVGSSGNAGSADAVIGTGVLYLLPPPLTEQTISRGTTGRIEIPEQTFDFSNTAPDVGRCAVSISIDDANAQQEGNIKVTAMEELPVGSGFELAAARSGANIADTAYGIKVDKINLTDDSIGTATITMKVNRAWADNQGTDNVKIFRISEGACEVLPTVFTGYQENQAVFVGTSANGLSYFALVATSSEKSETHWALIGGIIAGVLVIAAVVMVLSLRRRRAVPEISQ from the coding sequence ATGGAAATGTTTGCTTTCGATAATGCGGTGAAGGGCAAACTCAGCATGCGTCATCATGCGATGGAACCGAGGCAAAGGGACGGCAAAGGCTTGTGCGGAATGTCGTGGCAGGTGCTATCTTTGTTGGTAGTGGTATCACTGGTATTAGGCCTGCTGGGTTTAGCACGTCCTGCTGGTGCTACTGCTTTGGCTGCAGATCAAGGTGAGCAAACTGCCAAGCTTCTGCCTGCAGATATTGACTACTATCTCACCGTCGACCTGGATCCAAGCGAGGGTCAATTGGCAAAATTCCGGTCCTTCCTGAACAACTGGTGGCAGAATCCGGATGTTCAAACCGAATGGGATAAACTATTAAAACAAGCTCAGGACGAGAGCGGCATCGATATCGAACAGGATGTTTTTCCCTGGCTGGGACCGGAGCTGGCGATGGGAATGAGCCTTCCGGTTCCCGCCAGGGAGGAACAGACAGATGCTGAAATGGTTTTCCTTATCGGAACAATGGATAAAGATGCGTCCGATGCCTTTTTCTTTGATAAGCTCGCTTCTGCTCTAGAGGATGAAGAGTTTCCCACTCATCCCTCAGGTGATTACAAGGGAATAGATGTTGTCTACACGCCGGAGGAAGAGACTTACTGGGCTTTCCCTGAGGAATATATTGTATTCTCCAACAATCAGAGCTTCCTTGAGGAAAGCCTGGATTTGATGATAACTCCCAATACAGACGCCTCTCTGGGTGGCAGTCCAGATTTTCGGAAAGCCCAAGCCAGTTTGCCGGATCGAGCAGGAATGCTCTACTACAACTATGCGCACCTCTGGGAGCAGAGTCTTTCGCAAATTCCTGCCGAAGACAACTTCATGTTTGAGGCTTTTGGCAATAGTATTCCCTCTTGCATTGCCGCCTCACTTCAGTTCGCCAGCAATGGCATGGTCACAACCGCTTACTATCCTTTGTCCAAAGGGATGACGCCGCCAATCGCAGAAAACGACCTGCTCCGCAGCGCCAGGATAGTTCCCAGCGATGCGTGGCTCTTTCTTTCAGGTCAGAATGTGAATGCGTCCTGGTATGGGGCTGAAGACTCGCTTGCCAAATACCTGAAAGGCGTCACCGCCAATATAGATGATGAGTCCGATTTTCCTGAAGGCATGACCAAGGATGATATTGCCAGCCCGGATGCGCTCAGTCGTTGGGTGGAGAAAAAGGTAGGGTTGAACATCAATAGGGATATCTTTGGCTGGATGACAGGGGAATACTCGCTGGCCTTACTGCCCCTGAGTTTCGATGAATACGGCTCAACATTCCCGGATTTGCTCTTGCTTTTTGAGGTAGAGAATCCGGCCGAAGTGAATAATCATCTGACTGCCATTATTGATGCCATCAACAAGATAATCGAGGAGAGTACGTCGGAAGATGAGACTCCGGATAGGCTGCGCACGTCTGCAACATCCATTGGCGGCGTGGAAGCTACACGAATCACCAACAATGCCATGAAGACAGATGATGGCTCTCCAGGCTGGCTCTTCCTTGACATTGATAACACTCACTACCTGGTCATCGGCACGACTACCGGTGCCCTAGAAGCGGCAGTGGCGGCCAGTGAGCAAGAAATACTTTCACTGGATGAGGCGGAGGAATATCGAGGGGTGATGGCCTTACTGCTAGATACCAAAACATCTCTGGCATACTCCAATCTCAGTCAGATATTCAATGCGATAGTCTCTCAGGCATCTTCTGAATATATGAGCAGGCAAGATCGGGAGGATTTTGAGCGGTTTGTCAGATACCTTCCATTGCAGTGTGCCGTAGGCTCTTCCGGAAATGCTGGGAGTGCGGATGCCGTGATCGGGACTGGAGTGCTCTATTTGTTGCCGCCGCCGTTGACAGAGCAAACTATATCGAGGGGAACAACTGGCAGGATAGAAATTCCGGAGCAGACGTTCGACTTTAGTAATACAGCCCCGGACGTCGGTCGCTGTGCAGTAAGTATCAGTATCGATGACGCCAATGCCCAGCAGGAGGGAAACATCAAGGTGACCGCGATGGAAGAACTCCCTGTCGGGTCTGGATTTGAGTTAGCGGCAGCACGGAGCGGCGCAAATATAGCAGATACGGCTTATGGGATCAAGGTTGACAAAATAAATCTTACCGATGACAGCATAGGTACTGCAACAATCACCATGAAAGTGAACAGGGCCTGGGCAGACAATCAGGGCACGGATAATGTCAAGATATTCCGTATCAGTGAGGGAGCTTGTGAAGTACTGCCCACAGTGTTCACCGGCTATCAAGAGAATCAGGCGGTCTTTGTCGGCACTTCCGCAAATGGCCTCTCATACTTTGCTCTGGTGGCCACATCTTCTGAAAAAAGTGAGACCCATTGGGCGCTGATCGGTGGTATAATCGCAGGCGTACTAGTAATAGCTGCTGTTGTTATGGTGCTATCACTCCGAAGACGCAGGGCAGTGCCGGAAATTAGCCAATGA
- a CDS encoding ABC transporter ATP-binding protein has translation MNKVLVQTEKLGKTYLNGKIVALEEVDLVVEKGEFISILGPSGSGKTTLLNIIGALDKATSGRVAVDGFDLSEVRDLSRFRSERIGFVFQLHNLIPSLDAHSNIQIPMYPLKMGAKERASKATELLDIVGLKGRARHTPAMLSGGERQRVAMARGLANSPLLVLVDEPTGNLDHKTGQEIIDLMRRLNSELGTTFIIATHDLNVAKSSSRVVQLSNAKLEHCHIPSI, from the coding sequence ATGAATAAAGTTTTGGTTCAGACTGAAAAGCTGGGGAAAACGTACCTCAACGGGAAAATCGTAGCTCTCGAGGAGGTCGATCTGGTAGTGGAGAAGGGAGAATTCATTTCGATCCTGGGACCGTCCGGGAGTGGCAAAACGACTTTGCTCAACATCATCGGCGCCCTGGACAAGGCAACAAGCGGCAGAGTAGCCGTAGACGGCTTTGATCTATCTGAAGTCAGAGATCTTAGTCGTTTCAGGTCGGAGAGGATCGGGTTTGTTTTCCAGCTGCATAACCTCATTCCTTCCCTGGACGCCCATTCCAATATACAGATTCCGATGTATCCTCTTAAAATGGGCGCCAAAGAGCGCGCGAGCAAAGCAACAGAGCTGCTGGATATAGTAGGTCTGAAGGGCAGGGCGCGCCACACTCCGGCAATGCTTTCCGGCGGCGAAAGACAGAGGGTTGCCATGGCACGGGGCCTGGCCAATAGTCCTCTGTTGGTTCTGGTGGACGAACCAACAGGAAACCTAGATCATAAAACAGGGCAGGAAATCATCGACCTCATGCGTCGGTTGAACAGCGAACTGGGGACAACTTTCATCATTGCCACCCATGATCTGAATGTCGCCAAGAGTTCCAGCAGAGTTGTTCAACTCAGCAACGCAAAACTCGAGCACTGCCACATTCCATCGATATAG
- a CDS encoding LysE family transporter — MPEATILVIFTTAFLIGFSGAMMPGPLLAYTISASAKSGFWVGPLIIVGHAILELSLILAVVLGLDQFIQGDTFAAVVGLIGGGVLILMGFGMARQGWKKVPLPLETSTGVVQNRKVILAGIVISMSNPYWFLWWATIGLAYLLWSLGLGAAGVASFFTGHILADLTWYAAVALIVATGRRTIINQTVYSGLLMVCGVALVGLGGYFFESGIAFLAG, encoded by the coding sequence GTGCCTGAAGCCACTATCCTGGTCATTTTCACCACCGCTTTTCTGATCGGTTTCTCCGGCGCGATGATGCCCGGACCGCTATTGGCGTATACTATCAGTGCCTCCGCCAAGTCCGGCTTCTGGGTCGGCCCGCTGATCATCGTTGGGCATGCCATTCTGGAGCTTTCCCTGATCCTTGCCGTGGTGCTCGGCCTCGATCAGTTCATCCAGGGCGATACCTTCGCTGCCGTGGTCGGATTGATCGGCGGAGGCGTTCTGATCCTGATGGGATTTGGGATGGCCCGTCAAGGGTGGAAGAAGGTTCCTTTGCCGCTGGAGACATCGACGGGCGTGGTTCAAAACAGGAAGGTGATCCTCGCCGGAATCGTGATCAGCATGTCCAATCCTTACTGGTTCCTCTGGTGGGCGACTATCGGATTGGCCTATCTTTTGTGGTCGTTGGGATTAGGTGCAGCGGGAGTGGCTTCCTTCTTCACCGGACACATCCTGGCGGATTTGACCTGGTATGCGGCGGTTGCTTTGATTGTCGCCACTGGCAGGAGAACCATCATCAACCAGACCGTGTATTCAGGGCTCCTCATGGTCTGCGGCGTTGCTCTGGTAGGACTCGGCGGCTACTTTTTCGAATCGGGGATCGCGTTCCTGGCAGGCTGA
- a CDS encoding FtsX-like permease family protein, which yields MKTIPSFLPVINMLFSLVGKNLLARPLRSSLTVLGIGISIAVIMALFALATDLKEELGATAQITQADLVATQRGLSGPTGGSIPESRIKDIAQLEGVERTTGFLLASVSLPDTASFNLFGVIPQDEDLYLGESHTIEGRYVRSPGEIVLGRLAMNDLGIEVGEIFRMESGADFTVVGIYQTGNLYLDGGAVITLEEGQVILGKEGKVALVAIYLLSGADQDKITQEIESQWRYLKVKPSADLLETSATAEFGKTLAWVLAAIAIMMGSVGIINTMFMSVSERTREIGIMKAVGWSQFDILRMIFSESMILSLLGFVIGSLLGILTIWATTSLPSVEDYVNPSFTADAFLVGLAVALVLGALGGVFPAHRALRLSPVEALRHE from the coding sequence TTGAAAACCATCCCATCATTTCTGCCAGTTATTAACATGCTGTTTTCTCTAGTTGGAAAGAATCTGCTGGCCCGTCCCCTCAGGAGTTCGCTGACCGTCTTGGGTATCGGTATCAGTATTGCCGTCATCATGGCCTTATTTGCTCTGGCCACTGATCTCAAAGAGGAACTTGGCGCCACTGCACAGATAACTCAAGCCGATCTCGTGGCTACTCAGAGAGGACTCTCCGGTCCCACAGGCGGCTCAATTCCTGAATCCCGCATTAAGGATATCGCCCAGCTTGAAGGAGTGGAACGAACCACCGGGTTCCTGCTCGCCTCCGTCAGCCTTCCGGATACAGCCTCTTTCAACCTGTTTGGAGTCATCCCTCAAGATGAGGACTTGTACCTGGGAGAAAGCCACACCATTGAAGGGAGGTATGTCCGAAGTCCCGGTGAAATAGTCCTGGGAAGGCTGGCTATGAATGACCTGGGGATTGAAGTTGGGGAGATATTCCGGATGGAGTCGGGAGCAGATTTCACGGTGGTAGGCATCTATCAGACAGGGAATCTCTATCTTGATGGTGGCGCTGTGATTACACTGGAGGAGGGCCAAGTAATTCTGGGGAAAGAGGGGAAAGTGGCGCTGGTGGCCATTTATTTATTGTCCGGAGCTGACCAAGATAAGATCACTCAAGAGATAGAATCCCAGTGGCGTTATTTGAAGGTGAAACCCTCTGCCGATCTCCTGGAAACTTCGGCTACTGCCGAGTTCGGAAAAACACTGGCCTGGGTACTAGCCGCAATCGCTATAATGATGGGCAGTGTGGGAATCATCAACACGATGTTCATGTCAGTTTCAGAACGCACCAGGGAAATCGGGATTATGAAGGCCGTGGGTTGGAGTCAATTCGATATTCTGAGGATGATCTTCAGCGAATCGATGATTCTGAGCTTATTGGGATTTGTTATCGGCAGCCTGCTGGGGATATTGACGATCTGGGCAACCACCTCTCTCCCCTCGGTGGAGGACTATGTGAATCCCTCTTTTACCGCTGATGCTTTTCTTGTTGGCCTAGCCGTAGCCCTAGTTCTGGGAGCTCTTGGCGGGGTATTCCCTGCCCATCGAGCATTGCGCTTATCCCCTGTGGAAGCGTTGCGCCATGAATAA
- a CDS encoding hydrogenase iron-sulfur subunit — protein sequence MFGESVTVSEGFEPRIVGFVCNWGAYSALEAAGINRISYASNVRLMRVMCLGRVNTGLLLKAFEMGADGVVLLGCSSGTCHYKFGIDQTKGSVAETKKMLNLLGMGSKRVHLVEVPVGDGEFLARRVDAFVKRTRDIGPSPVKYPRKQIESDWDFTGLS from the coding sequence ATGTTCGGGGAGAGTGTGACAGTATCGGAGGGATTTGAGCCCCGCATCGTAGGCTTTGTCTGCAACTGGGGAGCATACAGCGCTTTGGAAGCAGCCGGGATAAACAGGATATCCTATGCCTCCAATGTGCGGCTTATGAGGGTGATGTGCCTGGGGCGGGTGAACACCGGTCTGCTGCTTAAAGCCTTTGAGATGGGCGCTGATGGTGTGGTCCTGCTGGGGTGTTCCTCGGGGACTTGCCACTATAAGTTTGGCATCGATCAGACCAAGGGATCGGTGGCGGAAACCAAGAAGATGCTGAACCTGCTGGGCATGGGGTCCAAAAGGGTGCATCTGGTTGAAGTGCCGGTGGGCGATGGCGAGTTTCTGGCCAGAAGAGTCGATGCTTTTGTGAAGCGCACTCGGGACATAGGTCCGAGCCCGGTCAAGTATCCCCGCAAACAGATCGAATCGGACTGGGATTTCACCGGCTTATCTTAA
- a CDS encoding (Fe-S)-binding protein, with amino-acid sequence MKEIKRIAADTKAYGCLDCGKCTAVCPVSRYDCDFSPRMLVYDALHGGESEVLKDGQIWSCLTCAACEKVCQSGVRYSDFVRSLRADAYEIGKTGQCTHGGALQSLMRIMASDDLKQDRLGWVVKQLQIADTSDVFYFVGCAPYFDTFFSDLDVKTLRAAKGSVAILNHLGIVPALSPDERCCGHDLLNIGDVEGFVNLARHNIAAIAKTGAKRVVVSCAEGYHTLKVEYPRLLGNTGFEVVHMTELIAEAVKNGKLKFNSVNRKVTFHDPCRLGRMSGIYDAPRSILQAIPGLEVVEMNHHRSMAVCCGTQSWINCGATNKQIQLELLREAKATGADMLLTACPKCKIHLTCAMNDEKLGQELQIEIEDISRFAASALWPGRKFIS; translated from the coding sequence ATGAAGGAAATAAAGAGGATTGCTGCTGACACCAAGGCTTACGGATGCCTGGATTGCGGGAAGTGTACCGCTGTCTGTCCGGTATCCCGCTATGACTGCGATTTTTCGCCGCGAATGCTGGTCTACGATGCCCTTCACGGTGGTGAGTCGGAGGTGTTGAAGGATGGGCAGATATGGTCGTGTCTCACCTGTGCCGCCTGCGAGAAGGTGTGTCAATCCGGCGTCCGCTATTCCGACTTTGTCCGGTCGCTGCGCGCCGATGCCTATGAGATTGGCAAGACGGGCCAATGCACTCACGGGGGAGCCCTGCAATCCCTGATGCGCATCATGGCCAGCGATGATCTGAAGCAGGATCGCCTGGGCTGGGTGGTGAAGCAACTGCAAATCGCCGATACCTCGGACGTCTTCTATTTCGTCGGGTGTGCGCCCTATTTTGACACTTTCTTTTCCGATCTCGATGTGAAGACGCTGAGGGCGGCCAAGGGGTCGGTGGCTATCCTGAATCATCTGGGTATTGTGCCGGCGCTTTCACCCGATGAGCGCTGTTGCGGCCATGATCTGCTCAATATCGGAGATGTTGAGGGTTTCGTCAACCTGGCTCGACATAATATTGCGGCCATTGCTAAAACTGGGGCTAAACGGGTGGTAGTGTCATGTGCGGAGGGGTATCATACGCTGAAGGTCGAATATCCGCGACTTCTGGGCAATACGGGATTCGAAGTCGTCCATATGACTGAACTGATCGCTGAGGCCGTCAAAAATGGCAAGCTGAAATTCAATAGCGTTAACCGGAAAGTCACCTTCCACGATCCGTGTCGATTGGGGAGGATGTCCGGTATCTATGATGCGCCGCGCTCCATCCTCCAGGCGATCCCGGGGCTGGAGGTGGTGGAGATGAATCATCATCGATCGATGGCGGTGTGTTGCGGCACTCAATCCTGGATCAACTGCGGGGCCACCAACAAGCAGATACAGCTGGAGCTGTTGAGGGAAGCAAAAGCCACCGGCGCTGATATGCTGTTGACCGCTTGCCCAAAATGCAAGATCCATTTGACGTGTGCCATGAACGATGAAAAGCTTGGCCAGGAGCTTCAGATAGAGATCGAAGACATCTCT